In Desulfomonile tiedjei DSM 6799, a genomic segment contains:
- a CDS encoding class I adenylate-forming enzyme family protein: MHLGGLVARNKRTVPDKEAIIYQDKRYTWAEVDDRVNTIANALIKGGIKQGDKIAMWMFNSDLFVIAFYGIVKAGAVAVPVNFRLAPPEAEYIFDNCDAVGLICDDIFEPAVKEMKSRLDKIKRFFSAGAGKFDGFDSIEEIMASGDSSDPGIEVDEYAESEIIYTSGTTGRPKGAVLLHHNQIVLTTTVCSLYALNPDDRILHVAPLFHSAELNLYLNPGTYMGVTHVIMRDFIPNQILATIQKEKITQFFGAPVMYLALMQVPNFDEYDLSSVRFFGYGAAPMAAESVKQAINKFKTTNFFCLCGLTEGGPGGIALYPKDQIRKAGAGGKYIVNMETKLVDEKGNKITEPGVVGELVIKGETTMREYYKNPQATAETIRDGWVHSGDLGMMDDEGYITLVDRKKDMIITGGENVYSKEVEDALFEHPKISMAVVIGVPHAVWGETVMAVVTLAPDQELTLAELREFLKTRLADYKIPRLMEIVQALPVNVSGKVMKYQLREQFKDRASTMQN, from the coding sequence ATGCATCTTGGAGGACTCGTAGCACGTAACAAGCGCACCGTTCCTGATAAGGAAGCAATCATCTATCAGGACAAGCGGTACACGTGGGCCGAAGTGGACGACCGAGTCAACACGATTGCCAACGCTCTCATCAAAGGAGGCATCAAGCAGGGCGATAAAATAGCCATGTGGATGTTCAATTCGGACCTGTTCGTCATTGCCTTTTATGGCATCGTGAAGGCCGGCGCTGTTGCCGTGCCGGTCAACTTCCGTCTGGCTCCGCCTGAAGCCGAGTACATTTTCGATAACTGTGATGCAGTCGGTCTGATTTGCGATGACATTTTCGAGCCCGCGGTAAAGGAGATGAAGAGCCGGCTGGACAAGATAAAGCGGTTCTTTTCGGCAGGAGCCGGAAAATTCGATGGATTCGACTCCATAGAAGAAATAATGGCTTCCGGTGATTCATCAGACCCCGGTATAGAAGTGGACGAATACGCCGAGAGCGAAATCATCTACACTTCGGGAACTACCGGACGCCCCAAGGGTGCGGTCCTGTTACATCATAATCAGATAGTCTTGACCACCACGGTTTGTTCGCTCTATGCACTCAATCCGGACGATCGCATTTTGCATGTTGCCCCGCTGTTCCACTCTGCCGAACTCAACCTGTATCTCAATCCCGGTACTTATATGGGAGTCACCCACGTTATCATGAGGGACTTCATTCCGAACCAGATTTTAGCAACGATTCAAAAAGAGAAGATTACGCAATTCTTCGGTGCTCCGGTAATGTACCTGGCGCTAATGCAGGTTCCAAATTTTGACGAATACGATCTCTCCTCAGTACGCTTTTTCGGATACGGTGCTGCGCCAATGGCTGCGGAATCCGTAAAGCAGGCGATCAACAAATTTAAGACCACCAACTTTTTCTGTCTGTGCGGTTTAACCGAAGGAGGGCCCGGAGGGATCGCTCTTTATCCCAAAGACCAAATCCGCAAGGCTGGCGCAGGGGGGAAGTATATCGTCAACATGGAAACCAAGCTCGTTGACGAAAAAGGCAATAAGATTACCGAACCCGGTGTGGTGGGCGAACTGGTGATCAAAGGCGAAACCACCATGAGAGAATACTACAAGAATCCTCAGGCCACGGCTGAAACTATTCGGGACGGTTGGGTTCATTCGGGAGACCTGGGCATGATGGACGACGAAGGCTATATCACTCTGGTCGACCGTAAGAAAGACATGATAATTACCGGTGGGGAAAACGTGTATTCCAAAGAAGTGGAAGACGCTCTCTTCGAGCATCCGAAGATCAGCATGGCCGTCGTTATTGGAGTACCTCATGCGGTTTGGGGTGAGACCGTTATGGCTGTGGTAACACTGGCTCCCGACCAGGAGCTTACGCTCGCGGAATTGCGGGAATTTCTCAAGACACGTCTGGCGGATTACAAGATTCCACGGTTGATGGAGATTGTTCAGGCATTACCGGTCAATGTCTCAGGTAAGGTAATGAAATACCAGCTCAGGGAACAGTTCAAGGATAGAGCGTCCACCATGCAGAATTAG
- a CDS encoding PaaI family thioesterase — MHFTPETVKELVEKKIAFVERMGLKVIELTPGYVKLIAPLQGNENHVGSMYAGALFTLAEIPGGALILTTFDPTKCFPVIKELTIKFLRPAVSDITTEISLSREEVDRITGEVSEKGKADFILHGELKDQTGTVVAVSQGLYQIRLTDKAWAHIDG; from the coding sequence ATGCATTTCACACCGGAAACCGTGAAAGAGTTAGTGGAAAAGAAAATAGCCTTTGTGGAACGCATGGGGCTTAAAGTCATTGAATTAACGCCAGGATACGTGAAGCTCATAGCGCCGCTCCAGGGAAACGAAAATCACGTCGGCAGCATGTACGCCGGCGCACTTTTTACCCTTGCGGAAATACCTGGTGGTGCACTGATTTTGACCACTTTCGATCCCACAAAGTGTTTCCCCGTGATAAAAGAACTGACCATCAAATTTCTGCGTCCGGCAGTCTCCGATATAACCACAGAGATATCCCTTTCTCGTGAGGAAGTGGACCGTATTACGGGAGAAGTCTCCGAGAAAGGTAAGGCAGACTTTATTCTCCATGGAGAATTGAAGGATCAAACCGGGACTGTAGTTGCCGTGAGTCAGGGATTGTACCAGATACGTTTGACGGACAAAGCATGGGCTCACATCGACGGGTGA